A window of Bactrocera tryoni isolate S06 unplaced genomic scaffold, CSIRO_BtryS06_freeze2 scaffold_25, whole genome shotgun sequence genomic DNA:
ATCCGGATTTCGAACCTAATGAAATAAGCCCCGAAGATGAACGGTACATATCGGAGGTAGTTCACCAAATCGATGAAGACGAATCTGCTTTTTTGAATAAAGCGGACAAGTTTTCGTTGAACTTGAGTGCAATCAAGGAAGATCTTCCCTCAACTTCGCCAAATGAAGAAGTTGAAGAAGCTTCAGGAGAAGAAGGGCCATCAACTTCAACACCACGTTTGAAGCCACCAAAACGTGCCCATTCCCTTTTGCCTGAATTTGATTGTAGTGGTCAGTCTATTGTGCCTTCCTCTGGAGGTTTCAGCGGAACAGGTAATATGTCTAGATGCTGTGttcattttatttgtgaatCTAAAATTCCATTTATTATACGTATTGAAGCAATAACCAAAGATTCGGCTGAGTTTTCCAAAGTTATATGGCGAAAAAGATCGATGTGTTTGCATGTAAATGAGGTGGCCTTCCGTGGTGACTCAAGCCTACCATCTTCAATCAAAGAGCTTAGAACTCCGATGGAGATATTTCGCTATTTCTTCACTAAGAAAATGGTTGACAAGATTGCTTTAGAATCGAGCTGGACAGCTCGCAATGTCGATATCAACTCCAAGTTCATAACACCCGCGAagaaatttacaaatacattgGCATTCTTGTTTACATGAGCATTTACCGCTATCCCAATTTGGAAAGCTATTGGGGCCCAAATGCGTTTCAACCAATAGCAAAAACGATGCCTAAAGCAAGGTTTATGGcgataaaacaatatttgtctTTTCGTGATGAAAACACTAGGGCCAAAAAAGGAGAGCCTGGTTATGATGCGTTGTTCCGTATTAGAGCGTTGtctgatttttttaaacacacGGTTTGATTCCGTACCCAAAACAGCCCGATTGTGCGTCGATGAACAAATGTGTGGCACCAAAAATACATGCCAAACAAACCACACAAGTGGGGCATCAAATTATTCGTGTTATGCGATACAAGCGGATTCGCTTATCGCTTCGAGGTTTATAATGGTGCTGGCGACAATGTGATCTTACCAGGACAACCAGATCTTGGAGCCACGTCGAACGTTGTTGTTCGTTTATCGCAAACTATACCAAACTTCAGGAATCACATTctgtattttgataatttttatacatcGTTGCCGTGTTGGTATTATTGCGAGCTCGAGGCATATTTAGTTTAGGCACCTTACGAATTCCTCGAATTCATGTGAGTATATGGGGAGAGCATATAGTGTTGGCATAACCACAGTCTTATGGAAAGACAATAAATTAGTACGATTGGCATCAACATACTACGTCGGCGTTCAACCATTTCAAAGATCCAATACAGATGCAAACAAACAGCCATCGAAAGCAGCTCGCTACGACAGAAAGGCgaagaaatatttggaaattgaTTGTCCTCAAATAATCAAAGAGTACAATAATCACATGGGCGGTGTTGACTTGATGGACGCTCTGATCGGCCGGTACCACATACGAGCGAAGTCAAACGATGCAATAACTCGATTGTTTTACCATTTCATTGACATGGCGATCACAAATGCGTATTTACCACATAAACGGATTTATGCAGAAAAGGTAACTGACTCAAGTCATGAATCAGCCAAACATGAACGGGTTTTGCAGTTCCCGCGATTTCGTGAAGCTGTAGCTGCTATAGAGCCAAGCAATTCGGGAGTTGGCCAAAAGTCAAAACATCCCGTACATGAAGTGCACTACGATGGTCAAGACCATTTTCCAATTTGGCTTGGCAAAGAAGGCGGAAAAAAATGGTGTAAACTCTGTAAGAAGTCGCAAACAAAGTGTGTTTGCTCCAAATGCAATCTTCATTTGTGCTGCACCAACGCAAAAAACTGTTTAATTAtcacaataaaaattagttCTTTTGAATATATTTCGTGTTTGCTTATCTTTCATCTTTGCTTTATCTTTCTTTTCCAATCTACTACTCTGTCGTGTATACCACATCATATATTTGGCATAAACTGTCATGAGCGCCCTGAGGCACTCTTTACCTTTTGCCTACCTGTCATTCGAAAAAAACACGCAAATCACTTGgggatgtttttttttgaaatactttacACTCTAATTATTCCATAACAAAATTCCCACTCGCCTTCTTCCACGCTGAGAGTTTTGAGTGATAGAGGGTTAAGCGATTTAAAGATGTGCGTTGTCTCTAGAGTTTTGGCCGTTCGGGCCGCCCGCGTAAGTAGTAAGAAAATGTTTGTGGCACGTATCCAACAAAGGTTATTGCTGTCCTTAGGAAAgaattatgtatgtaaacatgcgCATCCGAAAACAGTGCGGTGTGTGCTATTCGAATTGGGTGGGGTGCAAGTCCAGAATAGCTCGAAAAAATCCTCTTATTAGCCaggttaataaaaaaaaacctttagAATTTtctagagtataaaaacaaatttctcgACTTCTAGGACAAAGTATTCTTCACAGACGAAAACAGATTTAACATTTTCCAAAGCGATGATCGAATACAGATATGGAGACAATATTAGTTATACCGTAAAACAATATGGAGTCATGGTTTGAGGATGTATGGCTTCGTCAGGCGTTGAGAACTGAGTATTTGTTGATAGAGTAATGTCCAAAActttatatatgaacatattgAAAGAAAACTTGCAACAAAGCGAAGAAAAGTTGAGTCTTGTGGATCAAATATACTGTGGGCAATATAATGATTCCAAACATACAGTCCCACGTTCTTGCAACTCCAGCCGTGCTAAAACGTTTGTCCCTCAGTATACGTTTTTGATTAATGACGTTTTATGGGCGCggcagtagtccgattacgcctaTCTACAATACAAAACTTCTTATGGTGCCAGTGAACGGGCACGGGTGAACGGACAAACAGGCGGATTTGAACTCGTtttgtcaccctgatcatttgcatataaaaactctatatttaaatcaattaatttcgaaaaaaagaaaaagtgtaaCGGCAGCAAAGGCAGCAGTGCAATAACTTTGACACCAAC
This region includes:
- the LOC120780278 gene encoding uncharacterized protein LOC120780278, with the protein product MESVETDEEADFSSDDDMNDPDFEPNEISPEDERYISEVVHQIDEDESAFLNKADKFSLNLSAIKEDLPSTSPNEEVEEASGEEGPSTSTPRLKPPKRAHSLLPEFDCSGQSIVPSSGGFSGTAITKDSAEFSKVIWRKRSMCLHVNEVAFRGDSSLPSSIKELRTPMEIFRYFFTKKMVDKIALESSWTARNVDINSKFITPAKKFTNTLAFLFT